The Natribaculum luteum genome contains the following window.
GTATACCGACAACGGAGATGTGGTAATTGGGTCTGCAAACTGGCTCGGTGGCGGAGAATCGATCCGGTGGAGTAGCGGTGTCCTCTTCACGTTCGTAGTTAGCCCTGACGCCTCTGAGGAGGAGGTTCAGCGGAGGTTCAAACTCTCTAAGGAGGACGCAATCTCGGTCGCTAAGCTCCCAGACAACCACGGGGCACCAATTCACGGATAGTAATCGAACGATTTTCGCAATGTTCCCCGAGTGGTCTAATGTCTGCGGTTCGATTCCGTCACGGGGATTATGACAACTGACTCTGAACGGTATCAGGGAATAATCGATAAGTTAGTGGATGCTGGTCTATTGACTCGGAATCAGGCCGAATCGTATGTTTATCGTAAGTACAGTTCGTTTGACCGTGCTGCGTTGGAGGGTGTTCTGGGTCGGTCTCGTAACACGGTCGATAACGAGTTCCGTGCGGCGCGTGACAAGATCGAGTCTGCGCGTGAGACGCTTGATATTCTCGACTAGTTGATGCCCACGGGTTGTTGTTACAGTTGAGTCCTCTTCTTACACGAGATGGTGATTGGTGACTAGCCTTGCTAGCCACTTTTGATGGGTGGTAGAGAAGCCTCAACATCTCGCACCTCCGATACTGTTTAAAAGAGTATTACTTGAGGTAGAACAGTTCCTATAACCTCAGCAACCGGTAGACTCGCCCTCCAGACCACAGCACTACGCTGTTTTGTACTTTTATATTAGACTCCAAATATTCTGCTCACGGAGAAACACGTTCTCAGCACCTTCTCTGCGTCCTCTTTGAGCATCTCATATGTAGTCGGAGCTTTTGTTTCAGGCCTTTCACGAACGCTTTCCATCTTTCTCCCTAGCAAGGTACTTTCGTCCGTTGGTTTTCGGAAATGCACAAGTGGGTTTCTGAGTTTATGGAGTTCATCTAATGCGATTCCTTCCACCTCATCTGGAGTTAAAATGTTGTTTTCCTCAAGAAAGTCCACAGCATCATGGTATCCCGGTCGTTCGTCTTCAGTGAACTCGCCTGCACTGTATGCGACACCACAAACCGACCGCTCGATAAAGGATTGGCCAAGGACTATTGTCCCCGAGAACAGCCCGTAAATATAACAGAGTTGAGCATCGTCATAGAGGATTGTTGATTCTTCGCCACCGGAAATTGCCATACCCGCTGAGAACTGTGGCCGGTAGTCGGAAATCCATTTTGCTCGTTCAATCATTCCATCACGTTCTGCTTCAACAAGTCTGTCCACGTATTGTTCCGCGTCCATGTTGCAATAGTCTCGTCACTACATCTTTACAATAGTGCAGTATACGCGCCTTCGATTCAGCACAGCTGATAAGAGGCGTCATTTTGGTTGTAGTCCTATGGGCGGTCTGGCTCACTCAGAATAAGGGACCCACCGCTCTAGGTTGTAAGCGAGTGTCCATCTAGATACGGGATGTAAGCGACCCGGATGGCTATATCAATGAACCGGGTTGGAAGTTATACACGGTCAAAGTGCGAGTACACGCGCTCAGTCGTCTGAATAGTTGCGTGTCGCAACCTCTTGGTCACGTCGTACAGCGTGTTCCCATCTTCCCTGTTCAACATCCGATACGCGACTGAGTGACGAAGTGTGTGTGGCGTGATTTCCTTTGGTTCACCTCGGCCTCTGAGAGTTTGAGGGTGGACGTTTCCTTCGACAGCAGCGTCTTCAACGACGTTGCGGACAGATTCCGTCGTCATTCGTTCGGATTGCCGACTTGGGAAAAGGGCGTCTGGGTTTTTCCAGCGAGAGTTGAGGTAGTTGCGAAGTGTCCGGACGGTATCAGTGGCTAGCTCGATTTCTGTGTATGAAGGAGTGTTGTCGTTGGGGTAGTCCTTCTGTATGTCCGGAGGGAGCATGATGATGCCTTCATCGAGATCGAGCATGTCGACATCCAACTGGACCAGCTCACCGACACGGAGTCCAGAGTCGTACAGCATCGCGATGATTGTGTCGTTGCGGAGGGAGAGATAGTTGGCCGACTCCGCGACTGTCGTGGTTCGGAGTTCGTCTACCTGTTCTGGTTTGAGCCATGCTTTCGCTTTCTCTTCTGTCTGAGTTTGGGTATTCGTTGTAGAGGACATTTATCGAATCACTGAGTTACTGTACCTATCGAAATCTGGAGATTCACCGCCCTTAAACCTGTGCCAGTTTGGGATTCTGTAAATAGACTCCCAAGCTCGCCTGAACGAGTAGCACACAGTTACAACGGACTTTATGGATGAAACACTCTCTCGGTCCCCGTACAGAGTATAACACCTCTTCATCGTTCTAAGGGATGAAGCGGCTAGCCGACCCCAGTGAGACAGGGATGATAGACTGATGGATACCTGTTGGTACGTATATGTTTTCTCAAGGTAATTCTGAGCTAGCAGGTAGCGCAGAATGCGCTCGGCAGAAAAGGACTATTCAGGTGGATCCGGCGGGTCATCAAAGGTCCTCCTCGGAAAAAATCAGACGAATACTATTCTCTTCGAGCCACTGGGCATGATCCTCATAATCTGGGTCGTGTTCCGCGACAAGGGACCAGAACGCTGCTGTGTGGTTCGGTTCCCGAAGGTGGGCGAGTTCGTGGACGATAATATAATCGACAATCTTGATAGGGGCCATCATCAATCGCCAATTCAAGCCGAGTGTTCCCGTGGTAGAACAGCTGCCCCAACGGGTTCTCTGGTTTCGAATCTCGATTTGCCCATACTCAACTCCCATCTCCGTTGCGTAGTGGTCGGCTCGCCGCTCAAACGTTTGGCGGGCATTGCGTCGGTAGAGCGTTTCAAGAGCGCGTTTCACCGAGGTATCTTTGACATGATACTTGGCTAGCCGGAGTTTGCCATCGACCACACTAGACGACGGTCGTTGTTCAATAACGACCTCGTGCTGTTCCCCTAAATAGGGGAATGTCGCTCCAGCTTCAAACCTCCGCTCCGGTATGTTTGTTTTATAGGTGTCGTACTTGCGCTTTTTTTCAATGACCCATGCAGCGTTCTCTTTGAGTAGCTTTGTTGGCCGAAGTTCCTCCGACTCAGGAATGACAACAGTCACTCCGTGTATGTCCACGTCTATTCGAGGCTCAGTTGCATTAGGACTGTAACGCACATCGTATTCGACGGTGCGTCCCAAGAGGCTGACCTCTTGGCATTGTACTTCAGACATGGTTTTGAATCAGGTAGTCACGAACTGCATCTACGAAGTCATCGTTGTCCTGAATCAGATGGCCAAGATCGTGTTCGACCACTAGTACGTCGAGCAGGATGCGCTCAATCTCTGCGATAGTCTGCTGGTTCGTCTTCCAACCGGCGTAATCACGGTCAACGCGGTCGTTGAACTCTGAGACGATTTTCTCTGCGACTTCTTCGGCTTGCTCTTCTGACTGAATCGCCTCCGGCGTTTCCTCTGTGAGATGGGTATAGATGGCGAACTCGGTGTTACTCATCCCCTGCTCCTCAGCTTCCTCCTCAACCTCCAGAACCTCCTCTTCGACTGACCTCAGAGCTTCAACTGCCTCGGGGTCGCTAATCTCGTCACCTTGCCAGCGTTCGACGATGTCGGTCACGCGCTCACTCAGCCGCTTATACCGGGGGTTCTGGTTCTCTCGCGGATGGAGGTGTTCCCGAGTCGCGTGAGCGATCTGCGAAGCCTTCACACCGGGATTATCGAGTCCTTCGACATCTTCGAGGTATTCTTCCCCAAGCTTGTAGGTCGGGAAGTCCCGCTTGATTTCCGTGATTTCGACGTTGTTGCTGATAATGTCTCGCGTCTTCTCTCGCATATCGTCCTCGGGTTCTGGCTCTCCAGTGGTACGCTTGAATGCGACGTGAATCCGACTCAGCCACTTGTATTTCTGCTCGATACCCTCGCTCACCAGTCGGCCATCCGGAGCGACGGCCTCATAGAGATTCTGGAGGTGACGGAAGCCCTGCTTGAACTCGCGTCTCTCTGGATGGGTACTGACTCGGTTGACGGCCTCGTAGGTCGCCTCTTGAGTGTCGATTTTCGGAATCCCGTCGAAAATCTCCAACACGGAATCGACTTGGTCAACGAGATCATCGAACAGTTCGTCCTTGTCGCGTGCGGCATAGGCTTTCGTCTCGGCGTCGTAATCTAGCGCCTCGTCGATGTTCTCGAACACGCCCTGAAAGTCCACGATCTCCCCGTTCTCCTTCCCCTCGGCAGGTCGGTTCGTCCGGGCGATGGCCTGCATAAGGTTGTGGTTCTTCAGATTCCGGTCGAGATACATCGTCTTCAGAACCGGGGCGTCGAAGCCCGTCAGGAGCATGTTGTGTACCACAAGGAGTTTCGGCTCGTCTTCCTGTTTGAACTCCTTGATGATGCCGTCACGCTCCTCGGAATCCGTGTGGAACTGCTGAATCAGGTCAGGGTCGTCCTTGGTCGCGGTGTAGAGAACTTCCACCTCGTCCTCTCCACGCCGCTCGATGAGACGTTCTCCGTACATTGCCGCAGACCGTCGACTTGGCGTAACGACCATTCCCTTCCAGCCGTTCGGCGCAACGTGTTCGTCGTAGTGGTGGTCAATCTCATCGACAGCGCGGTCAACCCGTGGTTCAATCTCCGCGAGTGTTGTTGCGTTCACATTGTCGCGGATGAACTCACGCTTCTCGTCGGTGGTCATGCCACGGAAGCTCTCCTCGAACTCCTCGTCCAGCCCCGCCTCGTCGATTTCCCACTCCATCTCGTGGCGGAGCGTGAAGTACACGGGCAGAATCAGGCCGTCCTCGATGCCTTGCTTCACGGAGTAGCGATGCAGGTAGTCCTCACCCTCGGGGGAGAACTCGCGGAACGTGTTCCGATCTTCGTGGCGTTCTCCCTCCCGAACGGGCGTCCCGGTGAAGCCGAAGTGGTAACAGTCGGGTAAGGCCGAATCGAGGCGGCTTCCGAGGTCAGCTTCCATGAAGCGGTGGGCCTCGTCGGACATGACGATGACCTCGTCGTTGCCCTGCACGTCGGGGTCAACGTTCTCGAACTTCTGGATAGTCGTCAGAACAAGCTCGCTCTGTCCTCGCTCGATGAGTTCTTGCAGATGGTCGATGCTCTCGGCTTCCGTCCATTGTTCCAGCGAGAGGTTCGCCAGTTGGTCGCGCATCTGGCTGTTGAGCTTATCCGTATCGACGATGATGAACACCTGCGGGTTCCGGGCTACGTCGCGCTTGAGGAGATTTTCGGCGGCGTACAGCATCGTGAAAGACTTCCCCGACCCTTGGGTGTGCCAGATGAGGCCGCGCTTGTGTTCGGCCCGATGGACGCGGTTAAGGATTCGGTTCACCGCGTAGTACTGCATGTATCGCGGGACGATCTTCGCATCACCGCCAGCCCGCCGCTCGTAGAAGACGAAGTTCTTCAGCAGATCGAGGATGGTGCTGGGGTTGCAGAGTGCTTTCACCGCCTGCCGCATCTCGTTGTCGTCCTCGTATTTCGCGGGGGCGTCGTTCCACGGTTCGTAGAACTCGCGGGGAGCGCCGACCGAACCGTAGCGGAGTTCCATCGTGTCGGCGGCAACGTTGAACAGACCGGGGACGAACAGCCGGGGGACATCGTCCTGATAGGCAAGCAGATCACTAACGGCGTCGTGCCAGTCGTTGTCCTGTGCTTGGCTCTTGAGTTCCATCGTCACCAGCGGAATCCCATTGACGAACAGGGACACGTCCGGGCGGATGGTCGTCTCGCGGGAGACGGAGAACTGATTGACCGCGTGGAAGCGGTTGTTCTCGGGGTTCTCGTAGTCGATCAGGTCAACGTAGATCGTCTCGCTCGTGCCGTCGTCGCGCTGGACGGAGAAGGTCTTGCCCTTGGTGAGCAGTTGGTGGAATGCCCGGTTGCCGTCCATGAGGTTCTCCGCATCGAGGTCGCGCTTCAGTGAGGAGATGAACTTCTCGACGTTGTCCTCGGTGATGGCGTCGTTGAGTGCGACGACCTGCTCGGCAAGGAGGTTCCAGTAGATAACTTCATGGCTGTCGCGCTCGTAGGTGTCATCGAGTACGTTCGCGCCACGGTCGCCGTCTTGCCCGTGGGTTCCCCATCCGACGCCGTCGAGCCACGAGAGAAGAGAGCGTTCGACGCCGTATTCGGATGGAGTGCTAACCATGCTGTGTGATTTCCTCGGGAACCTCTATGTTAGTGTCGGTTGTTCGGACTTCCCCCGAAAGGAGGTCTTGCATGAGGCCCTGTTTGAGGCGCTTAAGACTGCTGAGATACTCATTTTCGTTTCTGATTGAGTACGTGATTTCATCGACACGGTCGGCAATGTCTTCCTGCACTTCGATGGGGGGAACAGGAATACGAACGCGCTTCAATTCTTCTAAATAGACACCTGCTTGCGCTGTTGCTCTTGACCGAGTATCGAGTTGTCTTTTGAAATTAGGAGATTGAACGACGGTATGGAGAAACCTCGGAAGGACGGACTCATTAGTACGGAGTAACCCAAGGCTCCGTTGGATTGCAAATTGTTTTTGTCGGGTTACGATAGCACTCTTACCTATTGTTGCTCCCACTACAGCCACAAGCACATCTCCCTCATTCGGTTTATTACTTTCGCTCATCTCCTGATAGTCCTCTTCGGAGATGTAACTCAAGTCCCCGGAGAAATCCAATTGAATCCCGTCGATTTCATCAACGCCGATTAGTGGGATACCAGTTTCAGTCCGCTCAGGAGGCATATGTGTGCCATCAGTAATTAGCCGGCATACTTCTTCCAGTGTTTTCTCCTCCCACGATTCAGGTATTCTCCCCCACTCTGTCGGACGCGTATAACTATTCGTTTCAAGAACAAGCGACTCTTGGGCAACAGCGTCTCGTAGCCTCTTTTTTTGCTCAATCAGTTTCTCCGTCTTCTCAATTGCCCGGTCAACCGTCTGGAGTACGGTAGCGATTTTGCGCTGTTCGGGGAGTGGTGGAATATTCGCATCAACATTTACCAAATCGGCCTTCCGAACAT
Protein-coding sequences here:
- a CDS encoding M48 family metallopeptidase — its product is MSEVQCQEVSLLGRTVEYDVRYSPNATEPRIDVDIHGVTVVIPESEELRPTKLLKENAAWVIEKKRKYDTYKTNIPERRFEAGATFPYLGEQHEVVIEQRPSSSVVDGKLRLAKYHVKDTSVKRALETLYRRNARQTFERRADHYATEMGVEYGQIEIRNQRTRWGSCSTTGTLGLNWRLMMAPIKIVDYIIVHELAHLREPNHTAAFWSLVAEHDPDYEDHAQWLEENSIRLIFSEEDL
- a CDS encoding restriction endonuclease subunit S produces the protein MNDEATLDEFVDGDVSNSEEWIVRSLGELAEYQNGNAFSKSEWGDEGYPIIRIQNLTGEQDEFNYFDGDLERRYEVEAGDTLLSWSATIDVFQWSGPKAALNQHIFRVDTSGDVNDTFYRFKLEHLLPRLIALSHGSTMQHVRKADLVNVDANIPPLPEQRKIATVLQTVDRAIEKTEKLIEQKKRLRDAVAQESLVLETNSYTRPTEWGRIPESWEEKTLEEVCRLITDGTHMPPERTETGIPLIGVDEIDGIQLDFSGDLSYISEEDYQEMSESNKPNEGDVLVAVVGATIGKSAIVTRQKQFAIQRSLGLLRTNESVLPRFLHTVVQSPNFKRQLDTRSRATAQAGVYLEELKRVRIPVPPIEVQEDIADRVDEITYSIRNENEYLSSLKRLKQGLMQDLLSGEVRTTDTNIEVPEEITQHG
- a CDS encoding tyrosine-type recombinase/integrase — protein: MSSTTNTQTQTEEKAKAWLKPEQVDELRTTTVAESANYLSLRNDTIIAMLYDSGLRVGELVQLDVDMLDLDEGIIMLPPDIQKDYPNDNTPSYTEIELATDTVRTLRNYLNSRWKNPDALFPSRQSERMTTESVRNVVEDAAVEGNVHPQTLRGRGEPKEITPHTLRHSVAYRMLNREDGNTLYDVTKRLRHATIQTTERVYSHFDRV
- a CDS encoding type I restriction endonuclease subunit R is translated as MVSTPSEYGVERSLLSWLDGVGWGTHGQDGDRGANVLDDTYERDSHEVIYWNLLAEQVVALNDAITEDNVEKFISSLKRDLDAENLMDGNRAFHQLLTKGKTFSVQRDDGTSETIYVDLIDYENPENNRFHAVNQFSVSRETTIRPDVSLFVNGIPLVTMELKSQAQDNDWHDAVSDLLAYQDDVPRLFVPGLFNVAADTMELRYGSVGAPREFYEPWNDAPAKYEDDNEMRQAVKALCNPSTILDLLKNFVFYERRAGGDAKIVPRYMQYYAVNRILNRVHRAEHKRGLIWHTQGSGKSFTMLYAAENLLKRDVARNPQVFIIVDTDKLNSQMRDQLANLSLEQWTEAESIDHLQELIERGQSELVLTTIQKFENVDPDVQGNDEVIVMSDEAHRFMEADLGSRLDSALPDCYHFGFTGTPVREGERHEDRNTFREFSPEGEDYLHRYSVKQGIEDGLILPVYFTLRHEMEWEIDEAGLDEEFEESFRGMTTDEKREFIRDNVNATTLAEIEPRVDRAVDEIDHHYDEHVAPNGWKGMVVTPSRRSAAMYGERLIERRGEDEVEVLYTATKDDPDLIQQFHTDSEERDGIIKEFKQEDEPKLLVVHNMLLTGFDAPVLKTMYLDRNLKNHNLMQAIARTNRPAEGKENGEIVDFQGVFENIDEALDYDAETKAYAARDKDELFDDLVDQVDSVLEIFDGIPKIDTQEATYEAVNRVSTHPERREFKQGFRHLQNLYEAVAPDGRLVSEGIEQKYKWLSRIHVAFKRTTGEPEPEDDMREKTRDIISNNVEITEIKRDFPTYKLGEEYLEDVEGLDNPGVKASQIAHATREHLHPRENQNPRYKRLSERVTDIVERWQGDEISDPEAVEALRSVEEEVLEVEEEAEEQGMSNTEFAIYTHLTEETPEAIQSEEQAEEVAEKIVSEFNDRVDRDYAGWKTNQQTIAEIERILLDVLVVEHDLGHLIQDNDDFVDAVRDYLIQNHV